From the genome of Ktedonobacterales bacterium:
GCGCATGGTGGAAACCAACCTGGCAAATAAGACTCTCTGGGGGGGAAACGCGCCGCGCCCTGGCGAGATGGCGCAGGTTCAGAAGTGGCGTGGCCGATGGCCTGACACCGGCAAGCCTCTTGCCCCCGAAGAGTGGGCGATCACGCGCGCATTCATCAAAGGCGAGACTACCATCAACCAAGAAGTGGAAGTGGAGTTCCCTGAGGGACAGCGCAAAGTGATCCTCGATTCTGGAGTTCCGATCCGCGAGGAGCAGGGGAGAATTATTGGCGGGGCAGCTATACACCAGGACATTACCGAGCGCAAGCGGCTGGAGGAAGCACTGCGCGCGTCCGAGCGCAGGGCGGCGAACCATGCCAGCGAACTCGAAGTGATCTTCGCAGCCATGACCGACGGTGTGTTTGTCTACGACGCGGAAGGTCGCATCTTGCGCCACAATACAGCCGCCCGCCAGATCTTTGGGTTCGATGCTCAGCCTGACGTTGTCTCCCTGCCTTTTAATGCGCGAGCCTCTCGCTATGCCCCGCTTGATGAGCACGGCCAGTCCTTCCCTATAGAGCACCTGGCCCTGAATCGTATCCTACGGGGCGAAGTTCTCACCAGCAGCCATGCCGCTGACGAACACCATCATACGCTCGATGGGCGCAAACTGTCGATTAGTATCACCGGAGCGCCACTCCACGATGCCGGGGGTGCCCTAACTGGCGCCGTCGCCATTGTGCGCGATGTTACCGAGCGACGCCAATTGGAGCGAGAGGTGGCTGAGCGTGCCGCCCAACTCGAAGCCATCTTCGAGAGCATTGCTGATGGGTTGATCGTCACTGATTGCCAGGGCCGAGTGCTGCACATGAATCAGGCCATTAGAACGCTGCTTGGAATTGAGCAGGATCTCAGGGGTTTCACAATGTCCCAGATCGAAGAGATCGCGGAGTATTCGGTGTGCAATGCCCAGGGGCAGCCCCTTACCGATGCAGAACGGCCCATCAGCCGCTATCTCCAGGGTGAGGTCTTAACCAGACAGCAAAGCGTCGATCTCATCCTCCACACGCGCGCCGGACGCGAGATTGGCGTCAACGTCGGTGGCGCACCCATTCGTGATGAAACAGGACATATCCTCGGTGCCGTCGAAGTGATTCGTGACGTGACCGAACATCGACGGTTGGAGCAGCACACCCATCATACACTGAACGCGCTGCTGGCGATGGCCGAAGCTCTGGTGCAGGCGCCCAATCAGACGCCTGCTGCGCCTGAGGATACCGCGCCACGTGATCCGCCCGTAGCGCGGCGTTTGGCAGAGTTGACACGCAGCGTCCTGGGGTGCCAGTACGTCAGCATGGCCGCAGTCGAGCCAGGAACCGAGACGCTGACACCGCTCACCGTCGTGGGCCTCTCGCCAGAAGACGAGCAGCAGTGGTGGGCCAGTTGGAACCCGCAGCCCTACGTCGGTGATGGCCTTCAACTTGGCGCTCTTGCTGCGCCGTGTACGGACAAGTCGGTTCTGCTCGAAAGGGCACAACCACCACTGCCCATCTGTCAGTATGTCACGCCGGAACACAAATCAATCATAGTACCAATGCGGGTGGGTGAGACTCTGGTAGGCGTGCTGCGACTGGATGATGGAGCGCAGGAGGATAATTATACCTGTCCGAACAGGCAGGCGCTCATCAGAGCAGTTGCCCGACTCGGCGCATTGGTGGTGGAGCGCGAGCGGCTGCTGCGTGAACGAGCGGAGGCGCGAGCAAGCGAACTCGCCCTGAGGGAGACCAATGCACATATGGATGCGTTCCTGGGCATGGCCGGACACGAACTCAAAACCCCGCTGACCAGTGTCAAGCTTGCACTGCAACTGGCAGAGCGCCGCATCCATCGCCTCGTCCAATGCGAGAAAGCTGAAGGCGCCGACTTGGCCCCATTTCTGGAACAGGTGGCGCGCGCCGAACACCAGACCGACCGCCTGGATCGGCTGGTAAACGATCTGCTCGACGTGTCGCGCGTCCGAGCAGGGAAACTGGAACTCCACCCCGAACCTGCCGATCTCGCGGCCATCATCCGCGAAGCAGTAGAGGAACAGCGTCAAGCCGCCTCGGACCGCAGGCTCTCCCTTCAACTCTCCGCTGATCAGCATATCCTGGTCACGGCTGATACGGACCGCATCGGGCAGGTCGTAACCAACTATCTAACCAACGCGCTGAAATATTCGCCAGTGGATCGCCCTATCCATGTCGGCCTGGCAATGGACGGCCAGCATGCGCGCGTCTGGGTACGCGACGAGGGACCAGGGCTGCCTGCTGAGGAACAGGAACACATCTGGGAGCGATTCCATCGGGTCAAGGGGATCGAGGTCCAGAGCGGCAGCGGCGCCGGATTGGGATTAGGATTACATATTTGCCAGACTATCGTTGAACGTCATCAAGGGCAAGTGGGCGTCGAGAGCGCCCCTGGACAGGGGTCCACCTTCTGGTTCACCCTGCCACTCGCCAGCTAGATGTTCGGCAAAGGCAGGCGCGCTTGACCATCCCGCTCTTGCCGCCCGAAGCCTCTGTTGTTTTGCCAGGTTTCTTGCTATAATGCCTTGGGAGAGACCAGGGGAAGGTCGCTGGGAACATCAGCATAGCAAAGAAGAGCGAGCAACAGATGCCCGAAGAACGTAAACTGGTGACTATTCTATTCGCAGATGTCACTGGCTCAACCAGCCTGGGAGAATCCCTAGACCCCGAAGATTTTCGCGCCTTGATGGGCCGCTACTATGAGCACGCGCGGGAGATCATCAGCCGCCATAGCGGCACGCTGGAGAAATTCATCGGCGATGCGGTGATGGCGGTTTTTGGTCTTCCAGCGGCGCATGAAGACGATGCCGAGCGCGCCCTGGCAGCGGCTCTAGCCTTGCGCGAAGTCATCAGACAGGATGCGTTGCTGGGCGAGTCCTTCCAGTTGCGCATGGGCGTCAATACGGGCGAGGTCATGGCGACAACTGATGCCTCGCGCAGCGACTTTCTGGTCACTGGCGATGCGGTCAATGCAGCCGCGCGCTTGCAGCAGAACGCCAATCCTGGCGAAATCATCGCCAGCGAGCGCACCGCGCAGGCCGCGCGCATGGCTTTTGTGTTCGAGGAGCCGCGCGAGATCCAGGTGAAAGGCAAGCAGCTTCCTCTGCGCGTTTTTCCACTCAAGGAAAAGCGCACAGTGCGCCTGGTGGAGCGACCACCACTGGTTGGGCGCAAGCAAGACCTCTTGCAGTTGGAGATTCTCCGCGAACACGCGCTGGAGGACGAGCGCCCACAGTTTGCCTCGATTATCGCCCCCGCCGGGACAGGCAAGACGCGCCTGCTGGAAGAATTTTTGAGCCGACTCGATCCAGAGGAGGGCTTCCAGGTTGCCGCCGCACGCTGCCAGCCGTATGGCGAGACGATGGCTTATCTGCCGCTGCAAAGTCTCTTGCAAGAACTGTTGGGCGCAGAAGTGAGCAGAGAACGCGCAGTTGACAGCTTTACCCAGGGCGGCTACCGGGCTGACGACTCCGCTCGGCTGGCCGGGCATGTGCTGGCGACCCTGGGCCGTGAAGGTGAAAGCGGCGCAAGCGCCGACCGCGAACTGATCTTTAGCGCGTGGCGGCTGCTCATTGAAGCACTTGCCCGGCAGGCGCCACGCATCATTATCATCGAAAACCTACATTGGGCAAGCGATAGCCTGCTTGATCTGGTCGAACACATCTCCTCGCTGCGCACTCAAGTCTCGCTCCTCCTGATTGTCCTCAGTCGTCCTGAACTGCTGGACCGGCGACCCAACTGGGGTGGGGGCCGCCAGAACTTTACCTCGCTCGCCCTCCAGCCTCTTTCGGCCAAACGCAGCCGCGAACTGGTCAAGCGCCTGGCCCCCGATCTGCCCGAAGCAGTGAGCGCGAAAATTGCCGAAAGCTGCGGAGGCAACCCCTTCTTCGCCCAGGAATTAGTCCGTGGCCTCGCCGAACGTGGTCTGGTCGGCACAGCAGCGACCACCGACGCTCTGCCTGATACCGTACACGCAGCAGTGCTGGCCCGCCTGGACCTGCTCTCGAAAGCCGAGCGCGAAGTCTTGCAGGTCGCCTCGGTGGCTGGCCGCTCTTTCACGCCAACACTGGTCAAGAGCGTTTTGCCCACCTTGAGCGCCGATGAGATCGAAGCCGCGCTCAACGGCTTGCTGGCCCGCGATATGGTTGCCACCGCCGCTGGCGGGGTGTTCACTTTCCATCATGGGCTGATGCTTGATGTGACCTACGGCACGCTCTCTCGTGCCGAACGCATTCGCCTGCACAAAGCCATCGCTGCCTCTCTGCTGGAAGAAGCGAACGATCACCTCGACGAATGTGTGGAACTCCTGGCCTATCACTACCATAAAGCTGTGGAATTGTCGCGTCTCTCGGCAGTTCCACAGAAGCTTGAGGTCGAAACCGAGCGCGCCATTAAATTTCAAGTACGGGCCGGTGAACTGGCGAGTCGTGCGGGCGCCTTTGGCGAGGCGCTGGCGTATTTCGAGCATGCCCTTCAACTGGCCGGGGATGCGGAAAAGATAACGCTTTATGAGCAGTTGGGCGATAGCCTGGCTATCCCGTGGAAAATAAAAATCCACGAGGCGTATCAGCGCGCGCTTGATCTCTGGCGCGCCTTGCCGGACCGCCAGCCCCTGGCGGGAGCGCGCCTGATTCGCAAATTGTTGATTACGAAGATGCGCTGGCATGTTGCAGACTCACTCTCGAAAGAGGAGGCCGAAGCACTCTGGCAAGAGGGAATACAACTGGCTGAGCTGGCTGGGGACGAGGAGGAACTCTGGCGAGTACGCACAGCCCCACTGTTTATGCAGGATGATTTCAGGGAACTGGGGGTTGAGGAGATGCGCCAGAGCAAACAGGTACAGGCGCTTAAGCAAGTCGCAGTTGAGGCAGCCGACCATTTTGAGCAACGCCAGGATTGGAATGCTTTGAGCGAGATTCTGGATGGCTATTCCGTACTCCAGTTCCGTTCTGGTGAGAACACTGAGGCGCGGAATACTATTGAGCGCCGTTTACAACTGGCGAACCTCTCTTTTAGCGAACGCGCTGATGCCATCTCGTCGTTTAATGCGATTGCCCTCCTCAGTGGAGACTATGATGCAGGCATTCAGATGATGATAAAGACCCTGGAAAGCCTGCATCCAGGGGAACCCTTAGAAGCGTTTGCGCATGCGCTGAATGGGCCAATCTGGTCGCTGTATTTCACCGCGCGCTGGTCTGAGGCTCCTAGATTTCGCCAGGCATTAGATGAGATATGGAGGCATACTCACGACATCGAGGGGGACCAGAGGGTACTCCTGGGAAGCTATTTAGCTTTGCTCGTCATGGCGCTCGCTCGTGAGGATCAGGCAGAGATTAAGACTATCGAGGAAATCTTGCGTCAGATACAGCCAGATTGGCGTGATGTCCCTGTGTTACCCTTCGTAGCCTTTTATCGTGATGGAGATTTCAGTCAGTTTCAAGTGAGCAGCCGTGGCGACGACCTTGCCGGCGCGTTGATAATGCTTTTCACCGAGCATGAACAAAATCCGCCAGATGAGGTGCTGAAGCAGGGGGACTACTTCGCAGACGACCTGACACTGCGAGCCTCCGCTATAGCCAGCGCGCTGCGCGCCAACGAGAACGCAGCCCTGGCGCAAGCTATAGACGAAGCCGAGGCTCATCAACTGATCGTCCATGCCGCGCGCATGCGTATCATCCTGGCTAAACACACCGGCGATCTTAGCCAGTTGGAGCGTTCCCGCGTTGTGCTGGAACCCCTGGAGGATCGCCTTTTCCTGCACAAACTGCGCGAGGTCGAGCAAATGCTGCTTTCGTAGAAAAGCCTCGCTGAATCTATATCACCTGACCAGCCCATCGTGTCTTGTAGAAACCTGATGTTATGTTAGGTTTCGCTGTATCGAGCGTGAGGGCAAAGGCTTTCACGCTCGTTGTCTTTTTCAGGAGGAATCCGACATGGCCGAGCGTATTGAACATCTCAACTCGATGGTCCATATCCGCTTTCAGGGTCAGAGTTGGCATATTGAAGCGCGCGAGCTTGGCATCAGCCCCAACGCCAGCGATGAGGAGGTAAAGCGGGCGCTAGCGCAGCATTTCGAGGTATCGGTAGCCAAATTTGCGGCCTATGTAGTCGAGCGCCATGAGAACGGCAACATGACTGTTCGCCCGGAGGCTGTTTTTGGCTAGCGGGCTGGCGCAGGAAGTGTAGGAAAATCACGATGAGCGAGAATGACACCCGTCTGACATTACTCAACACACTCCTGACGACACCGCATCGGAATCTGAGGGCAATTTACCCGATCCACAAGGAGATGATCGAGCAAGACCCACGCTTCTATGTGCAGGTGGCTGCCTGGTACGCTGATCATGGTGATGTGCGCGATCACAAGGAGATGTTCGTCATCAACCTGGGCCTCTCGCAGTTTGAGGGACACCGCGATGTCGGGCTGGCCTTGCTGCGCGACCTGCCGCCCTATGAAGTGGCCCGCGTGGTGGACTTCATCAAGGGGCAGGAGGTAACGCTCCAGCCGCCCAAAGAGCAGCGCAAGCCCGGCAAAAAAGCCGCCAGAGCAAAGGCGCAGCAGGCCAGCCAGGAGAAGCCGGAGAAGAAAGCGCCACAGAAAGAGAAAGTGGGCCTTTTTGTCAACGTGCCGCGCTCCATGCGCACCGAGATTCAGCGCTATCTACGCGAGCGCGAGCGCGACTGGCGCCGCCTCGATAGCGCGCTGCTGCATGGGCGCGCAGCGATGAAGCGGCTCTATGCCGGGCTGCACATTCAGCCGTCGGAGCGCAGCCAGGCGATTCTCTTTGCCAATCAGCCGCCGGAAGAGAGCATGCAGTACGCCGTCAAGCAGATCGCCAGGGCGACAAATCCAGCGGATCAGGCGCGCGCCATCGCCGAACACCGCATTCCCTACCGGGTTGCGGCTTCGCTCATTCGTGAGATGACACCTATGGTCCTGGCTGCCCTGATCGATGTAATGACGCCGCAAGAAGTCATCAATAACATGGCGTCGCTCAAGAAGCATGGCGCATTTGAGAACGAGGATGTCAAGAAACTCGTCGAAAGCAAGCTGGATGCAGCCAGGAAGGATAAGCGCGTCTCAGCCTATAAGGCCAAGGTGGCGATTGAGGCGGCAGGCGTCTCCGGCGAGCTTGCTGAAAAGCTGGACGAGATTACCGAGACGCAGGTGAAGGCCAAAGGGCGCATCAAGCGGCCCACAGTTTTATTGCTCGACAAGTCTGGCAGCATGCAAATCGCCCTTGACGTGGGCCGCCAGCTTGGCGCGATGATCTCGGCCATCTGCGAAAGCGACTTCTTTGCCTATGCCTTCGACAGCATGCCCTATCCTATCGAAGTGAAAGGGCAATCGCTGGCCGATTGGGAAAAAGCGCTGGCGGGCATTCACGCAGGCGGCTCAACCTCTTGCGGCGTGGCGCTAGAGTGGATGCGCAAGCAAAAGCAGCGCGTCGAGCAGATCATCATGGTGACAGATGAAGGCGAGAACCACGCGCCGCTGTTCAAGGACGCTTACACCGCCTATGCAGAGGAGCTTGCCACACGCCCGGATGTCATCTTTGTAAAGGTGGGCCAGGCAAGCAATCACCTGGAGCGTGTGTGCGCCCAGATGGGCATCTCGCCCAGCGCCTTTGAGTTCAAGGGCGACTACTACGCGCTCACCAACCTGATCCCGCTGCTGACCCGACCATCCATGCTGGACCTGTTGATGGAAATCATGGCCTACCCGCTGCCCAAACGAAAGGTGGGCTAGTCTTGTATGGGCATCAAAGACCTGCTGAATAAGCTGGAGGCCGCAGAGCAAGATTTCCTGGCCTCGGAGGTGCTCGCCCCGGTGCTGCCTGGGCAGGCGGTGACGGTGCGCATCACGGGTATCGTTTGCCGATTGCATGTGGACAACCAGCGTTTCGAGGGCTGGGCCATCATGCGACCGCTCTCCACGAGTCAGGCGCGCATCGTCCGTCCTGCTCGTCTGGCAGAGGTTTCAGCCTTTCTTAAGCTCTTCCCGGCAACACGCCTGATCGCTGTGCTGCGCGAAGGCCGTCGCTGGCATGGCCTGGCAGCACAGAAAGGCGATACACGCTTTCGCATTGATCGCCCGATGCCTGCCCTGCTGGCAGAGGAAAGTATCCAACCGTTCGAGACCCTGCTCGTGCGCTTCGATGGCCGCTTCTTCTGGTACGAGCGGCGTGATCCACGCCGCAATCCCGCCCTGGCCGCCTATCTACGCCAGGCGCTGAACGATAGAGTCGCGCCGGGCGACTTGCACAAATCAGGGCTGTCGGCGGAAGAGCGAGCGGCCTATACCTGGGCGTGGGGTCTGCTCGAAGAGGTTCGAAAAAGCGCCGTAGAGCAGCGCCTGGCCGATGCCCTGATGCACGCTGGTGGGCAATTGGAGGCGTTTACCGAGCGCGACGAAGCCTATACAATCACCTACGAGGTTGATGGCTCACGCCACGTCAGCACAGTACGTAAAAACGACCTGACGGTACTCACGGCTGGCATTTGTCTCTCCGGGCAGGATCAGCGATTCGATCTGACCAGCCTGGTTGGCGTGGTACGCGAGGCGGCTGCGCGTAGAGGCATCGTCAGGGTTGGCGATGACGGCATAGACGAAGAAGCGTACTGGCGCGTTCATCCAGCCCCCGAAGGCGAGGGTTAAACACACGCTTATGGATGTGTTTCTGGAAGAAGCAGCTATTCTGACGGGGAGTCGGCGCGGGCGCGTCTGGCTGACGCGCAGGTGCCACCCGGCCCAGGGCGCGCCCATGTCGGTTGAGGCCGACTGGCGCTGGGCGCTGCGGCGCGAAGAACGCTATGGCGACGTGATCGGTTTCTATCATACGCATCCGTTCACGGCGGGCGCGTCTCCCAGCGAGCGCGACGTGCGAACGATGCGCGCCTGGTGCGGGGCTTTTGGCAAGCCGATGCTCTGCGTAATTGCCTGTGGCACGCAGGCACAGACAACGCTGTTCGCCAATGACGAGGACGAGGGGCAAGTCTTGACCATTACGGAATGTTTTGCAGGCGGCCTGATCGTCGCGGTAGAGGAGATAGCAGAGGAGACCTGAGTATGGCGGATAAGTTCCTACACGAATCGCTTTACCGGGGCCAGGAGGCGCTTGATCGACTGGCGCAGGCGCAGATTACCGTTTGTGGCGCCGGGGCGCTTGGTTCACATCTGATCGATACCCTGGCGCGCCAGGGCGCGCGGCGTCTGAGGATCATTGACCAGGATCGTGTGGAAGAGCATAACATCGGCACACAGATGTACGATGAAGGGGATATTGGCGCTTTCAAGGCCGAGGTGATGCGGGCGCGCTGCTTTCGCGCCACCGGCATCGAGTTTGAGGCGGTGGCAAAGCCGTTGTCGGAGCGTAATATTGCCAGGCTTCTGCGCGAAGCCAGCCTGGTCATAGACAGCTTTGATAACTCCGCATCCCGGCGGCTAGTCACGGAGCATTGCCGCTCACAAAATCTGGCTTGCCTGCACCTGGGAATGAACGCTGATTATGGCGAAGTCAAGTGGAACGAAACCTATCGCGTACCCGCTGATGTCCTTGAAGGCAACGCCTGCGAATATCCCCTGGCGCGCAACCTCATCCTCATCATAGTTGCCATCGGCAGCGAGGCTGCGCTCCGCTTTCTGCTGGATGGGCAAAAAGAAAGCTATTCCTTTACCTTGCGCGATCTTTCAGTAAATCGAGAATCCTGACCGCGAGGGTTCATCGGGCGGACAAAGTTCAGCCCTGTACAAGTGCCAGAAGCGGTTGTTTGTGCCTTTCGGCCATCCCTCTGTACAAGAGAAGTGAGGAGTCGAACCTCGACGCTTTGCAGCGTTACCAGTTTGTACGCTTCCGCTGTCAGGGTACAGGGCTGAGGTTTGTCACTATCAAGAGCGTGCCAGAAGCTCGCGTGTTCATTGGAAGAAATCAGGCGTG
Proteins encoded in this window:
- a CDS encoding PAS domain S-box protein, producing MNTHRERPSSNACQRPLAKASPPAPYRLIRLSNQGLRAWLALRLWLLANTFAPQWMPKRWHHPLLGYLAAVLLELAAASLTLLSVYHLPIFAIQGTLMILGIILCAHIWGKGPGFFATLVGAALLEFVVLPSYFPWFLNDVSDRLSVTMFLLVGVSISLVANQSGWTRQQAEEMTRSLREAHARAERERLRLRSLLEVLPAAVGMMDTQGRMVETNLANKTLWGGNAPRPGEMAQVQKWRGRWPDTGKPLAPEEWAITRAFIKGETTINQEVEVEFPEGQRKVILDSGVPIREEQGRIIGGAAIHQDITERKRLEEALRASERRAANHASELEVIFAAMTDGVFVYDAEGRILRHNTAARQIFGFDAQPDVVSLPFNARASRYAPLDEHGQSFPIEHLALNRILRGEVLTSSHAADEHHHTLDGRKLSISITGAPLHDAGGALTGAVAIVRDVTERRQLEREVAERAAQLEAIFESIADGLIVTDCQGRVLHMNQAIRTLLGIEQDLRGFTMSQIEEIAEYSVCNAQGQPLTDAERPISRYLQGEVLTRQQSVDLILHTRAGREIGVNVGGAPIRDETGHILGAVEVIRDVTEHRRLEQHTHHTLNALLAMAEALVQAPNQTPAAPEDTAPRDPPVARRLAELTRSVLGCQYVSMAAVEPGTETLTPLTVVGLSPEDEQQWWASWNPQPYVGDGLQLGALAAPCTDKSVLLERAQPPLPICQYVTPEHKSIIVPMRVGETLVGVLRLDDGAQEDNYTCPNRQALIRAVARLGALVVERERLLRERAEARASELALRETNAHMDAFLGMAGHELKTPLTSVKLALQLAERRIHRLVQCEKAEGADLAPFLEQVARAEHQTDRLDRLVNDLLDVSRVRAGKLELHPEPADLAAIIREAVEEQRQAASDRRLSLQLSADQHILVTADTDRIGQVVTNYLTNALKYSPVDRPIHVGLAMDGQHARVWVRDEGPGLPAEEQEHIWERFHRVKGIEVQSGSGAGLGLGLHICQTIVERHQGQVGVESAPGQGSTFWFTLPLAS
- a CDS encoding adenylate/guanylate cyclase domain-containing protein; protein product: MPEERKLVTILFADVTGSTSLGESLDPEDFRALMGRYYEHAREIISRHSGTLEKFIGDAVMAVFGLPAAHEDDAERALAAALALREVIRQDALLGESFQLRMGVNTGEVMATTDASRSDFLVTGDAVNAAARLQQNANPGEIIASERTAQAARMAFVFEEPREIQVKGKQLPLRVFPLKEKRTVRLVERPPLVGRKQDLLQLEILREHALEDERPQFASIIAPAGTGKTRLLEEFLSRLDPEEGFQVAAARCQPYGETMAYLPLQSLLQELLGAEVSRERAVDSFTQGGYRADDSARLAGHVLATLGREGESGASADRELIFSAWRLLIEALARQAPRIIIIENLHWASDSLLDLVEHISSLRTQVSLLLIVLSRPELLDRRPNWGGGRQNFTSLALQPLSAKRSRELVKRLAPDLPEAVSAKIAESCGGNPFFAQELVRGLAERGLVGTAATTDALPDTVHAAVLARLDLLSKAEREVLQVASVAGRSFTPTLVKSVLPTLSADEIEAALNGLLARDMVATAAGGVFTFHHGLMLDVTYGTLSRAERIRLHKAIAASLLEEANDHLDECVELLAYHYHKAVELSRLSAVPQKLEVETERAIKFQVRAGELASRAGAFGEALAYFEHALQLAGDAEKITLYEQLGDSLAIPWKIKIHEAYQRALDLWRALPDRQPLAGARLIRKLLITKMRWHVADSLSKEEAEALWQEGIQLAELAGDEEELWRVRTAPLFMQDDFRELGVEEMRQSKQVQALKQVAVEAADHFEQRQDWNALSEILDGYSVLQFRSGENTEARNTIERRLQLANLSFSERADAISSFNAIALLSGDYDAGIQMMIKTLESLHPGEPLEAFAHALNGPIWSLYFTARWSEAPRFRQALDEIWRHTHDIEGDQRVLLGSYLALLVMALAREDQAEIKTIEEILRQIQPDWRDVPVLPFVAFYRDGDFSQFQVSSRGDDLAGALIMLFTEHEQNPPDEVLKQGDYFADDLTLRASAIASALRANENAALAQAIDEAEAHQLIVHAARMRIILAKHTGDLSQLERSRVVLEPLEDRLFLHKLREVEQMLLS
- a CDS encoding Mov34/MPN/PAD-1 family protein; this encodes MDVFLEEAAILTGSRRGRVWLTRRCHPAQGAPMSVEADWRWALRREERYGDVIGFYHTHPFTAGASPSERDVRTMRAWCGAFGKPMLCVIACGTQAQTTLFANDEDEGQVLTITECFAGGLIVAVEEIAEET
- a CDS encoding ThiF family adenylyltransferase — translated: MADKFLHESLYRGQEALDRLAQAQITVCGAGALGSHLIDTLARQGARRLRIIDQDRVEEHNIGTQMYDEGDIGAFKAEVMRARCFRATGIEFEAVAKPLSERNIARLLREASLVIDSFDNSASRRLVTEHCRSQNLACLHLGMNADYGEVKWNETYRVPADVLEGNACEYPLARNLILIIVAIGSEAALRFLLDGQKESYSFTLRDLSVNRES